The proteins below are encoded in one region of Belonocnema kinseyi isolate 2016_QV_RU_SX_M_011 chromosome 1, B_treatae_v1, whole genome shotgun sequence:
- the LOC117182953 gene encoding U4/U6.U5 small nuclear ribonucleoprotein 27 kDa protein isoform X1 → MGRSRTPSPGRRRDRSRERDRDRRRRRSRERRRRSVERDRVKSRERDRERDRERHRRSYSKSRSRERVKPKFKPAERPIITEADLQGKTPEEQDMMRLMGFCGFDSTKGKRVEGNDVGAVHVILKRKYRQYMNRKGGFNRPLDFVA, encoded by the exons ATGGGACGAAGTCGTACTCCATCGCCCGGCCGACGAAGGGATCGATCCAGAGAAAGAGATCGAGATCGACGAAGAAGACGATCACGTGAAAGGAGAAGAAG GTCGGTAGAACGAGATAGGGTTAAATCAAGAGAACGAGATAGGGAACGAGATCGCGAAAGGCACAGAAGATCTTACAGTAAATCTCGATCAAGAGAGCGtgttaaaccaaaatttaaaccCGCGGAGCGTCCAATAATTACAG agGCTGATTTGCAAGGTAAAACTCCTGAAGAACAAGACATGATGCGTCTGATGGGTTTCTGTGGTTTCGATTCAACCAAAGGTAAGAGAGTGGAGGGTAACGACGTGGGAGCCGTACACGTTATCTTAAAACGAAAGTACAGGCAGTACATGAACAGGAAGGGTGGTTTCAACAGGCCCCTTGATTTTGTAGCCTAA
- the LOC117182953 gene encoding U4/U6.U5 small nuclear ribonucleoprotein 27 kDa protein isoform X3, protein MGRSRTPSPGRRRDRSRERDRDRRRRRSRERRRRSVERDRVKSRERDRERDRERHRRSYSKSRSRERVKPKFKPAERPIITEADLQGKTPEEQDMMRLMGFCGFDSTKGNGYGSKEGDS, encoded by the exons ATGGGACGAAGTCGTACTCCATCGCCCGGCCGACGAAGGGATCGATCCAGAGAAAGAGATCGAGATCGACGAAGAAGACGATCACGTGAAAGGAGAAGAAG GTCGGTAGAACGAGATAGGGTTAAATCAAGAGAACGAGATAGGGAACGAGATCGCGAAAGGCACAGAAGATCTTACAGTAAATCTCGATCAAGAGAGCGtgttaaaccaaaatttaaaccCGCGGAGCGTCCAATAATTACAG agGCTGATTTGCAAGGTAAAACTCCTGAAGAACAAGACATGATGCGTCTGATGGGTTTCTGTGGTTTCGATTCAACCAAAG